From the Cloeon dipterum chromosome 4, ieCloDipt1.1, whole genome shotgun sequence genome, the window ATTATGAAAGagagaataaaagaaaatattatttaaaactaatgcTCTTTATTGTCAAAcctaaagagaaaaaaaataaacagcttttACGAAGGCCTCTTAATTAACATCTAACTCCCAGGGAGAGGAAGTAGTTtctcttttccttttgttttcgCGGAACATAAACCAAAACCGAACGACCAAGAAAGTCTTTGGCATGAACATCGGCCCCATTTTCGAccagaaatttgcaaaactgcAAATCCGCCGTTTGCGCCGCCATGTGAAGGATAGTGATGCCTTGGAAGTCCTCCTTGATCAGCCGTTTATTTAATCCCACCACGAATTTAGCACTCAGCAGTTTATTATTACGAGTGCAGAAGTGCAGGGCGTTATTGTCGCCGCTCTCCAGATTGATATCCATGTCTGCGCCGGCCTTGAGCAATTCCTCAGCAGCGGCGATGTTTTCCGTGTGGAGGGCAACGCAAAAGGCCGAGTGTGagttattgtttttcaaattcacattCACCCCCTTGGAAACTAAAAAAGGGACGAGCGTTTTTCCAAACATTTTGTTCTTTGCGGCGAAGTGAAGAACCGTGTTTCCCCGCTCATCATGATTCAGGACCAGCGCGTCGACGTTCTTTTCGCACAGCCACTCGCACATTTTCAAATCGGCGTGATTCGCTGCGAAGTGAAGGGCATTCATCTCTTCATTCGTGAGAGAGTAAAATATGTTTGTCTTTTTTGTAGTGATTaataaaacatcatttttgtactgattttgaatttttgtttgtttttctttgtcaATTAATACCACCCTCCATTCCTCCAACCTCCATGCACAAGGCATATAATGTGCTCTTTATTGAGCAATAAATTCTTCTTGTAGTATTTCAGTGTCTTTAAAAACGTTGGGATAAGTAATCACAATAAGCGTGGTATGAAGCTTCGGAATTTGAAATGAACtggagaaatttttgaaattgctctGAAAGGAAACACATCTTGAGAATGCGGCCAAAGAATGtacatttttcacaatttcttATTTGATAGACCAAAAAGTGTTCAAGCGTTTGATGATTTTGCTCTTATATCTTTTACTGCGCAATATAAAAAGATCCAGAAAATCTTGAAGCTGTAAAATATCGAGTCACAAAAATCATCGAATCccgaaaattctaaaaatctgaaattcgcTTCGTCTTTCGCTGCGGGgtgcaatttaatttcgggGCATTCGTGAGGCGAGCGGCAATATAATACGTGTGAAAAAGCAGTGGCAGGATAATAGTCGGGAAAGTCGAAAGAGCGGCTCTTCTGCAGGCGCCGAGGCCCCGATCACGCAGCTGGCAAATCATAATTAAGCGCTGCACAGacccatttatttattcgcactTGAAACAAATATGTTCGTGCTTCAAATTATAAGCCCTTGGAGGAATTAGAGGAGGACCAAGAGGTCGCTGAAGGGGACGAAAATATTGTCCGGACGATACTCATTATAAAGCAGAAAGGTTAAGCCGCATTATTGGGTTAGGCGCATCTGTCTCGGGGGAATCGCTCGGGAGGAAGGAGTTGAATGCGCGGTTCAGCTCGCAATAAGAGGAGCGAGCGGACGAGTACGAGCTAGGATattgcaacaattattttattaagtttctataattttttattaaagtgtTCACCGCATGGCAATGAACCTTTTGCCAGCatcataaaatgcaaatttccgtGCAATTTTCTGCCGAATGAATCATCACGGGCGCTGCAATAATCAGCcggaagtttaaatttattcgcaGACCTCTCCtgctggcaaataaataaaaaccaatcaCGGAGGATGATTGCTGTCTGCTCGCTCACAGCCaccgcaattttttatttgtctgtcAATTAATCGCGGCTCAAGGGCCATTCTGAGGACGTAATGGCCGCGTCAAAATTTATGCCAGCATACTACTTTTGACGCGCGTCACTCCacgcctttttattttggaaccAACGCACCACTCACAAACGGTCActtttcattcattctttGACATAagatgaaaaaagaaaatgcaactAAATATTGGAATTCAATCTTGTATTTATAGAAACTCTGAACTCACGAAAGCGTTTCCGCGTTAAAATTGTAATGCAATcaatgaagaaaattgaaaaagataaaagcaTAAATATTCACATTTGACTAAAGTtatcgaattaatttataaatgaacgTGTGTGTTTCCAAGAGACATCGTCTTTTTTCAtcgatttttgcaagatttcaagtgagaTTTATACAAACCTAAACATCGGAATTGGCAATTGCAGCGATTGCACTTTGCTATTTTCAAGTGATAACATTTCTTGTAATGAACAGTCAGAAccattttgcaaaaagcacaaaagTCGAAATTATGAAAGCGTTTCACATGAGTTCTCAATTCAGATTGACCGGAGAAAAgtttttcgcaca encodes:
- the LOC135943733 gene encoding putative ankyrin repeat protein RF_0381 — encoded protein: MNALHFAANHADLKMCEWLCEKNVDALVLNHDERGNTVLHFAAKNKMFGKTLVPFLVSKGVNVNLKNNNSHSAFCVALHTENIAAAEELLKAGADMDINLESGDNNALHFCTRNNKLLSAKFVVGLNKRLIKEDFQGITILHMAAQTADLQFCKFLVENGADVHAKDFLGRSVLVYVPRKQKEKRNYFLSLGVRC